One segment of Humidesulfovibrio mexicanus DNA contains the following:
- a CDS encoding molybdopterin-dependent oxidoreductase, translating to MAREIVYSVCGMCSVRCPIAVNVEDGKVLSVFGNPHAAGLKGALCARGAAGPALLNDDERPQTPLIRVGERGEGKWRTATWDEAFDYVAEKLSAIRAEHGPEALLFSDRGGPFPDLHKAFMRGFGSPNYCNHDSACARNVQHAALSVFGFGRKDLVYDLKNARHVVLQSRNLLEAINVKEVNDLMDARDAGCKLTVIDVRANIPASKADHFFMVRPGTDYCFNLGVLHLIINQKLYNRKFVKEWVDGFDILKEFVQPFTPEYVERETGVSAIALENFVHDFAKAAPHVIWHPGWMTARYNDSFYMSRTAYLINALMGAIGSKGGLPLSCKVGDVGRKGLKPLTELFPKPEKPRADGVGWAEGRTHFDAGPGLVHLAYEAIESGKPYPIRAYIAHRHDPLMAFPDQKAVKKLWEKLDLLVSVTFSWSDTAWNADVVLPMSTFLERESIIASKGGLKPQFFMRKRAVAPRFDTKADWEIYAGLAKRLGMEPLAVDRIEQLWERQLEGTGVSIADFDAKGFVELADKPTIKPVAFKTPSGKVEVVNAKLEKDGLKSLPPYVSPAKPPKDAFRISFGRCGLHTQGHTVNNPLLFELMPENVLWINKTKAKAMGIEHMDMVEVASVAPGGTPGTLRAYVTEFVHPECVFTIHGFGHTLPVESRAKGRGVSDNELMPGGFARWDRAGGAVSMQENYVTVRKV from the coding sequence ATGGCTCGTGAAATTGTGTACAGCGTTTGTGGAATGTGCAGCGTCCGTTGTCCCATCGCCGTTAATGTCGAAGACGGCAAGGTGCTCTCGGTTTTCGGCAATCCCCACGCGGCCGGGCTCAAGGGCGCGTTGTGCGCCCGCGGCGCTGCTGGGCCTGCGCTGCTGAACGACGACGAGCGCCCGCAGACCCCGCTCATCCGCGTTGGCGAGCGTGGCGAGGGCAAGTGGCGCACGGCGACCTGGGACGAGGCGTTCGATTACGTAGCGGAAAAACTTTCCGCCATTCGCGCCGAGCACGGACCCGAAGCACTGCTCTTCTCCGACCGCGGCGGTCCGTTCCCGGACCTGCACAAGGCGTTCATGCGCGGATTCGGCTCGCCGAACTACTGCAACCACGATTCCGCCTGCGCCCGCAACGTGCAGCACGCCGCGCTGTCCGTCTTCGGGTTCGGCCGCAAGGATCTCGTCTACGACCTCAAAAACGCGCGCCACGTGGTGCTGCAGAGCAGAAACCTGCTCGAAGCCATCAACGTGAAGGAGGTCAACGACCTCATGGACGCGCGCGACGCGGGCTGCAAGCTCACGGTCATCGACGTGCGCGCCAACATCCCCGCGTCCAAGGCCGACCACTTCTTCATGGTCCGGCCCGGCACGGACTACTGCTTCAACCTTGGCGTGCTGCACCTCATCATCAACCAGAAGCTCTACAATCGGAAGTTCGTGAAGGAGTGGGTGGACGGCTTCGACATCCTGAAGGAGTTCGTGCAGCCCTTCACGCCCGAATATGTCGAGCGCGAGACCGGCGTCAGCGCCATCGCCCTTGAGAACTTCGTGCATGATTTCGCCAAGGCCGCGCCCCACGTCATCTGGCATCCGGGCTGGATGACCGCCCGCTACAACGATTCCTTCTACATGAGCCGCACGGCCTATCTCATCAACGCCCTCATGGGGGCCATCGGCTCCAAGGGCGGTCTGCCCCTGTCATGCAAGGTCGGCGACGTGGGCCGCAAGGGCCTCAAGCCGCTGACCGAGCTCTTCCCCAAGCCGGAGAAGCCGCGCGCCGATGGCGTGGGCTGGGCCGAGGGCCGCACCCACTTCGACGCCGGTCCGGGGCTTGTGCATCTGGCCTATGAAGCCATCGAGTCCGGCAAGCCGTATCCCATCCGCGCGTACATCGCGCATCGGCACGACCCGCTCATGGCCTTCCCCGACCAAAAGGCCGTGAAGAAGCTGTGGGAGAAGCTCGATCTGCTGGTGTCCGTCACCTTCTCCTGGTCCGACACGGCCTGGAACGCAGACGTTGTGCTGCCCATGAGCACCTTCCTGGAGCGGGAGAGCATCATCGCCAGCAAGGGCGGCCTGAAGCCGCAGTTCTTCATGCGCAAGCGCGCTGTGGCGCCCCGTTTCGACACCAAGGCCGACTGGGAGATCTATGCCGGGCTCGCCAAGCGCCTGGGCATGGAGCCCCTGGCCGTGGACCGCATTGAGCAGCTTTGGGAGCGCCAGCTTGAAGGCACGGGCGTGAGCATCGCCGACTTCGACGCCAAGGGCTTTGTGGAGCTGGCCGACAAGCCAACCATCAAGCCTGTGGCCTTCAAGACCCCTTCGGGCAAGGTCGAGGTGGTGAACGCCAAGCTGGAGAAGGACGGCCTCAAGTCCCTGCCGCCCTACGTCTCCCCGGCGAAGCCCCCCAAGGACGCCTTCCGCATCTCCTTTGGCCGTTGCGGCCTGCACACCCAGGGGCACACGGTGAACAATCCGCTCCTCTTCGAGCTGATGCCGGAGAACGTGCTGTGGATCAACAAGACCAAGGCCAAGGCCATGGGCATAGAACACATGGACATGGTGGAGGTGGCCTCCGTGGCTCCGGGCGGCACGCCGGGAACCCTGCGCGCCTACGTCACGGAGTTCGTGCATCCGGAATGCGTGTTCACCATCCACGGTTTTGGCCACACCCTGCCGGTGGAAAGCCGGGCCAAGGGCCGCGGCGTTTCTGACAACGAGCTGATGCCCGGCGGGTTTGCGCGTTGGGACCGGGCCGGCGGAGCGGTTTCCATGCAGGAGAACTACGTCACCGTGCGCAAGGTCTAG
- a CDS encoding methyl-accepting chemotaxis protein encodes MKRLTIKTLLLLLGAVTLAGFASSLLLFSLQSKRTAATFEHIINVEEALLLNLQEMYAQGLQTEQATRNVVLNPGDTKAEENHNAADVKFRKALEAAQKRSTGDMATKLSALPALWDQSHALKTEVMALAKAGKAQEATELLNTRETKLWRAVKEVVQTAIADQAKKSKTAYEDYKTMDAGIFRNVLLLGLVLMASMACLLYLGGRMVLTPLGNIRDFATRQSQGRFDERLAGEFGGELREVAEALKAMAATAQQSLGFTRGVLKGIATPYVVVNEKSEMVQTNQTLLTILEHDGAPEDFVGQNVAHFFYGDASRQTVLGQAMAENSTITREVDLTGRKGGTRRILIAASPLFNDITGAPMGAMCLYTDLTELRAQEARIMAQNEIVTTAARKAEDVVRSLVDCARRLSDQIRQAEDGAAQQRDRAGATTQAMADMNESIHGAAESAGIAAQGAEGAGGKATEGADVVRKVVASVEEVRTQSLTLKENMGALGRQAEAIGQVMNVIRDIADQTNLLALNAAIEAARAGDAGRGFAVVADEVRKLAEKTMDATKEVGDAIGSIQQGTRANVAQVEDSARSIELTTELAALSGDALREIVGMVNDTTLRVRGIATAVELQANASAQVDNAVAEINDIALSTSAGMDEAARDVEELKRLADQLREIMADMGKA; translated from the coding sequence ATGAAGCGACTGACCATCAAGACCCTGCTGCTGCTCCTTGGAGCGGTGACCCTCGCCGGTTTCGCCTCCAGCCTGCTGCTCTTCTCGCTCCAGTCCAAGCGCACCGCCGCCACTTTCGAGCATATCATCAACGTCGAAGAGGCCCTGCTGCTCAACCTGCAGGAGATGTACGCCCAGGGGCTGCAGACCGAGCAGGCCACCCGCAACGTGGTGCTGAACCCCGGCGACACGAAAGCCGAAGAGAACCACAATGCGGCCGACGTCAAGTTCCGCAAGGCCCTGGAGGCCGCGCAAAAGCGTTCCACCGGCGACATGGCGACCAAGCTTTCCGCCCTGCCCGCCCTGTGGGACCAGTCCCACGCCCTCAAGACCGAGGTGATGGCCCTGGCCAAGGCGGGCAAGGCCCAAGAGGCCACGGAACTGCTGAACACGCGCGAAACCAAGCTGTGGCGCGCAGTGAAGGAAGTGGTCCAGACCGCCATAGCCGACCAGGCCAAAAAGTCCAAGACCGCCTACGAAGACTACAAAACCATGGATGCGGGCATATTCCGCAATGTGCTGCTGCTGGGCCTGGTCCTTATGGCGTCCATGGCCTGTCTGCTCTACCTGGGCGGCCGGATGGTCCTCACGCCCCTGGGGAACATCCGGGATTTCGCCACGCGCCAATCCCAAGGACGCTTCGACGAACGCCTCGCGGGCGAATTCGGCGGCGAACTCCGGGAAGTGGCCGAAGCCTTGAAAGCCATGGCCGCAACGGCCCAGCAGTCCCTCGGCTTCACGCGCGGGGTGCTCAAGGGCATCGCCACGCCCTATGTCGTGGTGAACGAGAAGAGCGAAATGGTCCAGACCAATCAAACCCTGTTGACCATTCTGGAGCACGATGGCGCGCCGGAGGATTTCGTGGGCCAGAACGTGGCGCACTTCTTCTACGGAGACGCCAGCAGGCAGACCGTGCTGGGCCAGGCCATGGCCGAAAACAGCACCATCACCCGCGAGGTGGACCTTACCGGCCGCAAGGGAGGCACACGGCGCATCCTCATCGCCGCCTCGCCGCTCTTCAACGACATCACCGGCGCGCCCATGGGCGCCATGTGCCTGTACACCGACCTCACCGAACTGCGCGCCCAGGAAGCCCGCATCATGGCCCAGAACGAGATCGTCACCACCGCCGCCCGGAAGGCGGAAGACGTGGTGCGCTCGCTGGTGGACTGCGCGCGCCGCCTGAGCGACCAGATCCGCCAGGCCGAGGACGGCGCGGCCCAGCAACGCGACCGCGCCGGGGCCACAACCCAGGCCATGGCCGACATGAACGAGTCCATTCACGGCGCGGCCGAGAGCGCGGGCATAGCCGCCCAGGGCGCGGAGGGCGCGGGCGGCAAGGCCACGGAGGGTGCGGACGTGGTGCGCAAGGTCGTGGCCTCGGTTGAGGAGGTCCGCACACAGTCCCTGACCCTCAAGGAAAACATGGGGGCCTTGGGCAGGCAGGCCGAGGCCATCGGTCAAGTGATGAACGTCATCCGCGACATCGCCGACCAGACGAACCTGCTGGCGCTGAACGCCGCCATCGAGGCCGCGCGCGCGGGCGACGCGGGACGCGGCTTCGCCGTGGTGGCCGACGAGGTGCGCAAACTGGCGGAAAAGACCATGGACGCCACCAAGGAGGTGGGCGACGCCATCGGCAGCATCCAGCAGGGCACACGCGCCAACGTGGCCCAGGTGGAGGACTCGGCGCGGTCCATCGAGCTGACGACGGAATTGGCGGCGCTCTCCGGAGACGCCCTGCGCGAGATCGTGGGCATGGTCAACGACACCACCCTTCGCGTGCGCGGCATCGCCACGGCCGTGGAGCTGCAGGCCAACGCCAGCGCGCAGGTGGACAACGCCGTGGCCGAGATCAACGACATCGCCCTGTCCACCTCCGCCGGCATGGACGAGGCCGCCCGCGACGTGGAGGAGCTCAAGCGCCTGGCCGACCAGCTGCGCGAGATCATGGCCGACATGGGCAAGGCCTAG
- the amrA gene encoding AmmeMemoRadiSam system protein A — protein sequence MERFSLSPTDAEKKFLKDLVLLSVSSRLSGREGEPPAPPESELLRRELGAFVTLKRQSQLRGCIGNIVGQGPLYRTVWTMARAAAFEDPRFAPLGADELADLEIEVSVLGPVLPCPNPEQVEVGRHGLIVRQGQRQGLLLPQVPVEWGWDREQFLAQTCRKAGLPATAWRNASTQLFWFEAVVF from the coding sequence ATGGAACGCTTCTCGCTCTCACCAACGGATGCGGAAAAGAAGTTCCTGAAGGATCTCGTCCTGCTGTCCGTCTCATCCCGGCTTTCCGGCCGGGAAGGCGAGCCCCCCGCTCCGCCGGAATCCGAACTGCTCCGGCGCGAGCTGGGCGCCTTTGTGACGCTGAAACGCCAAAGCCAGCTGCGCGGCTGCATCGGCAACATCGTGGGCCAGGGCCCGCTGTACCGCACGGTATGGACCATGGCCCGCGCCGCCGCCTTCGAGGATCCTCGCTTCGCCCCCTTGGGCGCGGACGAACTGGCCGACCTGGAGATCGAGGTCTCTGTCCTCGGCCCGGTGCTGCCCTGCCCAAACCCGGAGCAAGTCGAGGTGGGCCGCCACGGGCTCATTGTGCGTCAAGGCCAGCGCCAGGGCCTGCTCTTGCCGCAGGTGCCCGTGGAATGGGGCTGGGATCGCGAGCAGTTCCTGGCCCAGACCTGCCGCAAGGCCGGGCTGCCCGCCACGGCCTGGCGCAACGCCTCCACGCAGCTCTTCTGGTTCGAGGCCGTGGTGTTTTGA
- the purN gene encoding phosphoribosylglycinamide formyltransferase translates to MPMPLAVLVSGGGSNLQSILDKIDAGSLDAEVRLVVSNKPDAYGLERARARGIATWSRPHTDFGSREAFDAEMVRVIGEHGVRAGAGAVVLAGFMRMLTPGFLHAFPGAVVNIHPALLPSFPGTHGAADAEHYGVRLAGCSVHFVDEIMDHGPVIIQAAVPVLPGEGADALAARILTLEHCIYPQALAWLAAGRLHIDGRRVLVADAAPAACGDATLPYLASPALEPGFLPVH, encoded by the coding sequence ATGCCCATGCCCCTTGCCGTGCTGGTTTCCGGCGGCGGTTCGAACCTGCAATCCATTCTGGACAAAATCGACGCCGGTTCACTAGACGCCGAGGTGCGCCTCGTGGTTTCCAACAAGCCGGACGCCTATGGACTGGAGCGCGCGCGCGCGCGCGGCATCGCCACCTGGAGCCGCCCCCACACGGATTTCGGCAGCCGGGAGGCCTTTGACGCCGAGATGGTCCGGGTCATCGGCGAGCACGGCGTGCGTGCTGGCGCGGGCGCCGTGGTCCTGGCAGGATTCATGCGGATGCTGACGCCGGGGTTCCTGCACGCCTTTCCGGGAGCGGTGGTCAACATCCACCCGGCGCTTTTGCCCAGCTTCCCCGGCACCCACGGCGCGGCCGACGCCGAACACTACGGGGTGCGCCTGGCCGGGTGCAGCGTGCACTTCGTGGACGAGATCATGGACCACGGCCCGGTCATCATTCAGGCGGCCGTGCCCGTTCTGCCCGGCGAAGGCGCGGATGCCCTTGCCGCACGCATCCTCACGCTTGAGCACTGCATCTACCCCCAGGCGCTGGCCTGGCTCGCGGCCGGTCGCCTCCACATCGACGGACGGCGCGTGCTGGTTGCGGACGCGGCCCCAGCCGCCTGCGGCGACGCCACCCTGCCCTACCTCGCCAGCCCGGCCCTGGAGCCGGGGTTCCTGCCCGTTCATTGA